AGAAAATGGCCAAAAGTCATATAGCTAGAGAGAAGTGGAGCTAAAATACCAACTAGGGCTATCTGAATAAACATTATTCTTGTTACTGCATTAATCTTTGTTAGGccatacaaataatttttcttttgacattaaTTTTATGTGGGGCTACATGTTGGTTCATCatttgtaccaaatatgccacactcaTGAGGGAaggtgagggtaggggagtatgtatgtgtgggtggggagggctgtgtgcgaactccgtattttctgctcaattctgctgtgaacctgaaactactctaaaagaataaagtctattaaaaaaaaatttttatgtggggctaaaacaatttaaaaaatttttaaatttcctccaagtgctataaatataaggaaaaagaaacctacCATTCTATgattactttattcttttcatttgaaaatgccTTCCCTTACTTAAACATGTATCTAAAACGCACTCTACCTTAAGTCCCAGTTTAAGGGACTCTAATGAGTCCAAAAAGTCTTTCTAGCTACTGCAGACTGCACTGATTCTATAATggatattttattatgtataatcTTTGTGGTACAGAGTGATTAGGATATATGTGAAACATCTATTATATGCAAGCAACTTAGTGTGGAATTCAAAACAATCCATGCACTTGTAAATTCTTtgcagaaataaacatttataataataaagaaataatacaaagaggCCTAAATAAGGGATATATAACTACTATGGAAGTTCAAAGCAGAGCATTATCACTGAACATTGGGTGCTAAGGAAAAGACCTCACTGAGGAGGTACAATTTAAATCTTCAAAGAATATGACAGATAAATTAAGAAAGGAGAAGgcagtaaacctaattactccccccaaaagacaatgtaaaatgaataagtattggaaaaaaaaaaaagtattgcaaaaaaaaaggaaaaatgaggaaCCATTTTGTGGAGGACCCTGAATATTAGGCAATAGGAGGAAATTAGATACCAGATACAAGGTTAGATGCTTTACAGATAGATATTATCTCTTATTTCTTACAGCATCAGCAATGAGTTAAGCACCATTGGCTAGAATTTTATTTATGAGCAAACCAAACTGGCTGAGTGACATGTACAGGATACAACCCAGGTCTGTCCTAAAACAGAAGCCTaacctttcttttctctaaacCATACTGTCCCTCCCAAGGAGTTTGAACATCCAAATGTGGCAGAAAGTCAATGAAATTCATCTGAAATGCACCCTTGTTTAGGGAAGATTAATTTGGAATATAGAATAAGATAATATACTTAGTTTTCTTGCAAGAAACTTAAGAACATGAACTAGAATGTATCTGACCTGTACATTCTAGAATGGCTAGGCATACCAATGAGCATATAATGTTGTCTCTGAATGTATCAGACTGAAGTGAAAACTGGTTTATTACCAACTTGTTAAAAATTTTGCCTGTATTTTATACTCTTTATGAGGTAGCTATTTATTGATAAAGGTTTTCAATAAAATAGTTTCTAATTCAAATTTAATCCAATAAAAGGATGGCTTCCTCTCATCGAATCCTCCTTATACCTAAAAATATCCACCACTTACAGAATTATTGGAGAAATTGTGAAAAACTTCCGTGAAGATGTAAACTGTACTCCATAGTCCAGTTGTTCCCAATGAGTTAGGAGCCTTGCTTTACCCTGGTCAGGAGTTTCAAAAGGTGTTCCTTTTACTGCATGCAAAAATACATACATCCCCTGGAAAGCAAGCAAGGGGATACATAATCAATAtcaaacacaaaattttatttgtcagtaaGTTTTAAGACAGTTTCAGACTGTTTATGAGAGTGTCTGATTAACAGCTCAAGTTTTAAGCTTTCACATTATTGTGAAAGACTGGGGCCAGTTTCTTGATAGTAAATTAAAACTTCTAGGGTCTTATATGGAAATAATATTTGGAAAACCATTATAAAGTCAAACCATTATAAAGtctcttttaaattgaaaataaatgaaaagtaccATCAGAGTAGCTTTATATCATTGCATGTAGATTTTCTAACACATTTCCTATTAGAAAACAGGATTACCTATTCCCCAATGTGTAGGAAAGTTTACAGTGTCATGCTGgtaaatcttattaaaaaaaacacacaaattggcaaataataaacaaaatctCTGTATCAGAGAAAatggttttgaaaatatttaatattagaaCTGTATTTGTCTCAATAGTTCTTTTCCAAAGCAACAGAGATAGCTTGATATAACAGGTATAATGTCAAaacaatttgcttttaaaatcatcaCTGTGCCTCAATagtgtttcttttaaagttagtttttaataatcaaagtaaaaaaaattactaaaagacATTCTGTCTAGTGATACGTTTTAACATCTAATTTTGTGggtaattaggaaaaaaacaatgtataCTAGCTTTGGTTTCCTTGAGATACCCATTTAGATTGATAGGTAATGCTTCATTGCAAGATCACTGTCTAAGGTACTGGTAACAGAATAAAGCCTATATATTACCATGAAACAGTGTTATGTTACCCACTAAAGTCATGACgtgatatcattttttttaacttcaacttttaataaatatatggaaaaaaacaaattttggttttaaaattttatactattCTACTAGATTAATAGAGCCCTCTTTTCAAAGCTTAGCCTACTTGCCAGTTATTCCACTAggcaatttaaaagttttttagcTGCAATAACACCTGAGCAACAGAGGAATGGATTCATGTTCCATTGGATTTAATGCCACAAACATTTAATAAGTGGCTAACATATGCAGGACATAAGACCTGTATGCGTATATGAAACTGAACAAGATATGCCCAACACCTTGCTTCAATCTTCTAAGAgattgcaaggggaaaaaaaagatatgcataAACAGCTACAATGTAGGGCAGAAATTCATATCAAAGATACAGTTACAGCACTCAGGAAATGCAGAGGAGGGAAAGGTTCCTTGTTACTGAAGCAAAAGCCTTGATGGTGTCAACTATTTCATTCTTGAAGGTTCAACTCAAATGATAACTCCTTAGTAAAGTCCTCCTCATTAGCAATAATTAACCTCCTGCCTATGTGCTTATAtagaattttattgaaatactttGATTATAGCATAATATACCGTGTTTAAGTTGTCTACataatgtttgttttcccattaGCTTAAATACCTCAGGAACAAAGGCTGGTACAAAGCAAGTATTAGATGTTAAGCCAAGATGACATTAAGCCAAGGAATGTTTATTCTGTAAGCATAAAGAAACGATTTTCACATGAGCTTTAAAAAGGGACTATGAAACAGAAATTGTATGCTTTCAAATTCTCAGGAGTATGGGACCCCAAAAAAGTTAAGAATCTCTACTCTAGACCATACATGTATTTGAAttatcaaagagaaagaagaatcctCTCATTTCCTTCAAACCACATGCAGTCACCAGTGTTTAGAATATAATATTTAaggtgagggtgggtgggtggtagagcacatgcttagcatgcatgaggtactagattcaacccccagtacctccatttaaataaataaataaataaataaataaataaataaataaataaataaataaataaataaatgtgatagGTCTGTCTtggaagaaaatttattaaaaaagaatattcaaatagtttgttttatatattcttttcaatgaATAACCATTTATCTtctattccattatttttatttttaatagtttttctataaaatctTTGTGATGGATGATTTACCCCCCATAGCCAAagaattaggaggaaaaaagtaAGTAGCTCATAGTTAGCccttaacagatatatactactGATTCAAACGAAGagaattctttttcataatttgaaAGCTAGGCTAAGAATTTTGTGAACTATTAACATCTCTTAAGAGTGAACTGTAGCACTGAATAAAAACAATTGCTGtcagtttctactgtatagttcAGAAAggtaaatacagttttttttctaaCCAGGATGACAATTAGGTCTATTTTCCCAAATTTAAAAGCATGCatatgtatttcacattttttgttgGTTTAATGTAGGACAACTTCAAAAGAATCTTATAATTGCTACCTTTATGGCTGGTTAGTTAGGTTTTTAGTCAAGAGGACTAATGTCAGAAGTTTGCTTCCCTACATGTTCTCAATTACCTATCCCTCGTCCATGGCTGTATACTGTATCTCAGTCTCAGTCAACCAACTTGAAAATGTGAAGGGGAGAGAAGACTTCCAAAGTACATTTAATACATGTGCCATTGGAGAAGGGAAAATTATATGAGAATAGactaatttattcagcaaacagtTAAACAGGTCTTCagagatacagaaattaaaaaataaaagagataaactgCTAATTATAAAACTAtgataaatacatgaaaaaagaaTGCAGCACAGGAATTTTgtagcttcctggaggaggtgatactTGAGTaattttcccaacaagcaggaATTAGGCAGAGCAAGAAGAGAGAGGTGTTAAAATAGTGGAAGAAGAGCCTAAGTCAAAGTAAAAAGGTGAGAGAAGACCATCTTCATTATTGTTAGAGCATAGCTTATGTTTGGAGATGTGTTGAGATAAGATTTGATTCCTTTCTTACCTCTGCACTATTATCAATTGGTCTTGTATGCCACACAAAGAACTTGGCATTTTACTATGAATGTAATGGGGAATCACCGAAAGACTTAAGAATGTGACTTGAGcagacatacattttaaaaatgctactcTGCCAAGCTGGAATGAAGGAGAATAGAGTAGGGGAGCATCAAGGAGACCATTTGATGTACTGGAGTAATCCTCCTGAGGGGGGAAAACGGGCATGAGTTACAGCAATGCCCACGGGGATCGAGTTGAAGATGGTACAGCAGTAGAACAAATAGGGCTTTGATTAAATGGATGTGGAATATAAAGGAAAAGGAGTTACCCTAAGACTAGAGGTGCCATATATCCTAGTTTGCATGGATGGTCCCAATTTACACCTAACCTCTTGGAATAGTTATTACTAGAGCTCTCTTTTATTCTCGAAAGAGTCTCAGTTTGGACAACAGATTACATAATCACTTCACCTTTGACATTCAGCTATGTGGCTTGGCCTACTGGGCAGACAATGGTGCCTTTACATTAGATTAGGAACAAAGTCCAGGAACAGATTGTAGGTGGTGAAGGATATATCAGGAATCAGTTCAATTTATACTTGTTTGGTTTAAGGTGCAAGGTGATCTGGCCATTAATATGGTCATCATCATTTAAGGTAGAAATTGAAATCATGGATAGATGAAGTAACCCAGATAGAATATATAGCAtaagaagagatgaaaaaaagaacCTTGGAAACAGCaatattttaagaggaaaaaagagaagtctgtgcaagaggaaacagaagtggaaagaacagaaatatatCTAGGAAAAAACAATCCCATCGAAGTCAAAGGAAATCAGAATTCCACTAGAAGAGATATTAGTGTCAAATATTTCAGAGAAGgcacaatttaaaaagtgtttttaaatactTCCTTCCAAAGTCTATCATTTGAAATGGACTAAATGGACATTCACTTATTTCTACCACATCATCCTTGTCCTCCCCCAGTCAACTTCAGATTCTTTCCAAAGGatataaaataactattaattttaaaaaatctatttctccTGCATTTTTCTGTCTTAAAGTTCTAAGTTCTTCATTTTGGGAATATCTTTAAACAAATCTACAGTTAATCTGGATTTAATTAAAGTCTTAATTAACTAGATTTCTccccttttattctattttaatagGCTGTTAAAGACAAGAAAAGTCACTATCaggtttcttgtttttgttttttttttttaaacaggcaatTTCCAGGGCTGCATAATGTGGTCAGGAGAGTCAGTCTAACCTCTGGTACTCTGTAGAGCTATCATGTAATACAGAAGAGCAATAGTCAATGGTGCTAAGACACCGTAAGTTTCTGGATCATATAAGATATGATTAAGCTCAAAATTTCTATACTGAAATAGGAAAGTATATTTACACAACTTAGAAAGATTTAACAGGATTGAAACAAAGATGTTCATTAGACTCATGAAACATAATTACTTCTGAAGCATTGTGGTTAATCCATATATTATAGTAGCCTGAATTAGTGTCCTCTAAATTATGCTAAAATGACCTACTGTTTTTCAAATTCTATAAAAccaataggagaaaaaaatgtcttactTAGAAAAAGGGTCCAatgtttaaacataaaatgatagaaaaaaatacaatccTATTGCAGATAAGAATTCTTCAAAATTGtcatatatactaaaaaaaatcacctaactgtacactttaaatgggtgaattctGTATTATATGAATTAGATctcaaactgttttaaaaaactgagtcaTGTGTTCTTTATGACATAAAActtaaggcttttaaaaaaattgtttaaatacaaACAACATAAGCTATACCatcttcaccatttttaagtgtacagttcagtggtattaaatacattcacactgttatgcaaccatcataactatccatctccagaactcttttcatcttttaaaactgtacccttaaacaataactccccactccttccGTGCCTAGTCCCTGAAAACCACTAAACCTTAAGGTTTTAAGTGTTTAGTATAAGGTGAAATTCTTACCAGATTATGTATAACATTTGTTAAGGTCCAAGCAACAGGAACACTGAAGAAGGGAATACTGAGTAAGACGATATGAAGCAAGCCAACTCCCAATGCATATGTCAGCCACATACCCCGGCTGTTCATTACACGGGTATTTGGATTCACTTCACTGTGAGCAACTCCAACATTCATGTTTGCTCTGTAAGAAGGCAACGAGATGAACCAACAGTGATAAAACTGGAAACCTAAATACTCCTAATTTGACATGACAAAATTAGTGTTACTGGGATTATTTTTTCTCTCGTTCTGAAATAGAACAAACAGACCCTCCAAAATATGCTATATGCAGATGCTGACGAGGGCAGTAAATAATTCTTAACATCTGACTTTATGGTAAGACAAACGATacttatttttatggtttttattgaaaaataaacagttaaaagtCCCTTTCCCAAACCTTATCTTCAGCATGGTGgttttactaagtgaaataatggGCAGGAAAACTCAAACGGAAAGAGAAAAcctacattttattatattatgaaaGCAAAGTGAAAACTCAGGAGCTCAATTTACCAATAGAATAAActaacataaaaaaatcaaagctgaCCCAACCAGTCTGTTCTGAGTAGCCAGACATCTAAGTAATGCATCCATAAAGAGTGGTCAGAGTTCAAATCACTCCTTTATGAATACTGAAGCTGAGGTGGAAATTTTACACGGTCAAGAGACAAGGTTTGTTTCTCAATCTTATGATATAAGTAGGTCAATTAGGTTAAAACAAGGAGCCTTCGGCATATTTTAAACTCTAGTTAACTTCCCTAAAAcaaacctttctttcttttctttctctctcttccttctttccttcccttctccctctaaAAATCTATAGGCTTATGATGCTTTAAGTTGGTTACACCAAAACGAAGCAAAAATCTCAAATTTAAGTGTGTAACTATGTCTTCTAATATAAATAACCACCGTGTATCAAacacttttttaaactgaagtacagtcgatttacaatgttaatttctagcaaacattatttttatgtgCTATAAGTTCCTCAGAACATGCCACTATTCAAGATGCTTTCCCCACTTTCTAcagcatgtgaaaaaaaaatgctctaagGAGGCTGAAAATTTACAGCTGAGCTGGAAGGCAAAGACCGACCCGCCCCGAGTTCAGAAAACCTTTCCAGGGGGTCCGCCGTGCCACTTTAGGACTGGCAAACAATGACTAAAGAGAGTGAAGAGCCTCTCGGCTCGGCCCTCGCGGGTACCTGGAAAACAGCGACCCGCAGGGACCCCCTTGAGGAGTCCCCTGCTCGCCAGACGGTCACGGTCCCCCTGAGTGGAAGCTCAGCAAAAGCCACTGCTGCTACCGCCACaaagccccccgcccccacctgcccctttcTTCTCGGAGTTGCAATCCTGTCAAGGCCGGGGCAAGATGACGAGGATTTGGGGGGCATGCCTTGGGGACCACTCGGCCCGCATAGCCAGACACGGCGCCGCGGACAGGGCCGGAGTCCACTCTTTCCCCTCAAACCGACCCGGGTCCGCCAGCAGCTTCCCACCGCCACGGCCGTTCTTGCCCACTCACCCGCCGCCCAACTCCCGGCGGCCAGCTCGGAGTAGGACCTGCTCCGCGGCGGCGGCGTCTCCTCAGGCCGAATGCCAGTGGTCAGCTCTAGCACGGCGCGGCGCAGCGCTGCTTGCGGAAGCTTTCAGGGCCGAACGCGCTGCCAGGGGATTGGCTGCGGGCAGCGCCAATCCCACGTTCGCCGGGCAGGGCGGGACTAAGGGCCGCGCGCGCGCTGTGGGTGAGTTGGAGATCCGCAGGGCCGGGCCTGGGCTCCTGGCGGGACGCTGGCCTGTCTGCTAGTGGATTGTAATTGCCCACCTCGCGCGAGCAAGAAGGTAGTGTCGTGTGGCTAACGGGCGTTCATTCTTATATCCTCCTAGGCTTGAGCGCCTTCTCCCCTCAACTCGTCCCGGGCGTGGCACGAGCGTCGGCGGCGGCCGtgcgcgcccctcccccacctccaggggcGGGAAGCGGGTGCGTGGAGAGCGGTCTCCGAGGAAGTGTGGACTCCTTAGTGTCTGGTTTGGTCTTTGTTGTAGCCCATTACCCAGGTCCTTCTGGGTGCTGATCTTAAAATTGTTCTTTGCCAGGCAGAGACTTTAACCCCTGACAACCGTAACTCAGCCTGTCTTGTGAgtaatgtatataatattgtatgttgtGGCATCATGCAAGTAGGGAACAAAACTTTCCTTTATTCTGAGTTCATCTACACACCGACGACAGGCACCTGTGTTACAAGCTGAGGAAATGTGGATACCAAAAATTGTTCTTATTCAAGAACAAGGAGGAAAAATCTATTATTTGGAATTATCTTTGAAATCGAATTTCATTACCTTGGCAGTACACTGAGTTTTTGATTCGTATTGCTTAAATAACTTTCGACAACATTTCAAAATTGGTATAAGAGAACGTTGGTGGATTACATTTCTGTTGGCCTATGAAACCAGTTAGGTTAGATTTATTgctttttaagtgaattaattcaTTGTGTTCTCCCTAAAGTCTGTGAGTTTTCtgatctttgcttcttttttaggTACATTGTTGTCCTTAACTGATTTTCCTGATCACCAGCACTCTTTCAGGAGTGTTTGATTTACCTCTCAGCAAATATGGAAGACTGACTCCTGACTTTCTTAAACATTCTGTGCTGTGACTTGTAAGCCTGATGTTAATCCTTTTACTTT
The genomic region above belongs to Camelus ferus isolate YT-003-E chromosome 5, BCGSAC_Cfer_1.0, whole genome shotgun sequence and contains:
- the ORMDL1 gene encoding ORM1-like protein 1, coding for MNVGVAHSEVNPNTRVMNSRGMWLTYALGVGLLHIVLLSIPFFSVPVAWTLTNVIHNLGMYVFLHAVKGTPFETPDQGKARLLTHWEQLDYGVQFTSSRKFFTISPIILYFLASFYTKYDPTHFILNTASLLSVLIPKMPQLHGVRIFGINKY